GAGAAACAATCAAATAAGCTGTTTTCTCATGAGTTAAATACCCTTCCAACCATGCAATTCTTTTTGCATCTAAATGATTGGTTGGTTCGTCTAGTAATACAAGATCATTTTCTTGAAGTAGAATTCTTGCTAAAGCGACAATTGTCCGCTCACCACCACTCAGTTCTGAAAGTTTTTTGGTTAGTAAATGATTGATTATTAAACCATTTGCGATCATCTCTAATCTATTTTCCATTTCATAGCCGCCTGCTTGTTGAAATTCTTCTTGTTTTTGACCATAACGAGTCAATAGCTTATCTAAATCACATTCCGAAATCGCCATCTGCTCTTCCAACTGTGTTAATTGTTTTTGAATCGAGTTCAATCGTGTGAAGGTCTCTAGTAAATATGCCCTTACTTGTTGCTCACACTCTTCAGGCAACTGAGCCAAATAGCCAATACGACTGTTTCTTTGACAGGTAACCACACCTGAATCAACAGATTCAATTCCTGTAATGATTTTCAATATTGTTGATTTTCCTGAGCCGTTTGTACCTATTAACCCTATTTTTTCGCCTTTATTTATTTGTAAATTTAATTCTTCAAACAACGGTTCTGTTCCATACTTTTTAGTTATTTTTTGTAATTGTACTAACATCTCTTCCTCTTTCTGCCATTCAGACAGATTAACAACGTTCAACATTATTGTTGTATCTATTGGTTAAAAAATTTTGGCATGCACAAATAAAGCTGAACATAATTCCTGTTCAACCTTCAACTATTTACTGCTTACTAATTGCAGATTCCTGCTGTTCTGATTCAAACAGGTGAAATCAACTCACTACCTGCTTGTTATTTTATGACTGATTCGTTATAAGTAAATAAGTCTGAATGGTCTCTTTTATTTAATTTTTTATCCCTTTTTGGACACACTTGTCCCTAGAGATAAAAAAACGGAAATAATAACATGACAAAAAGCTAAGTATGCTATGATATATGAAAAACTTGCTGTTATTTTTGGCATGTTGACCATTGTACTTATTCACCACCTTCGTCATTTCTTAAATATATTGTAGCATGATGCTTGAAAATGCGCAAAGTGAGTTTATTTCTCTTGTTTTTGATAGTACTCTAATCGCTCCTCTAAAGTTCCTGTGTGCAACTCAAATAAGTGATTATCAAAATCATAAAAGTAAATAGATGTTGCTTCTCCTGGTACACGCGAACGTCCATCTTTTATTTCTAATCCTAAAGATTTAATTTTATTTAAATAACTATCGTACTCACTTTCTTGAATTTTAAAAGCAATGTGATTATACGTCTTTGATGGCAAGGGATCCCCTTGCATGATCGCAATCCAAAGTTCATCGATTAAGAAAAATTTTTCTTGTGCTATTGAAAATGTATCTGCTCCACTTGAATAGACTTCTTTTGCAGCAAACACGGTTTCAAAAAATAAGCTTGCTCTTTCTAAATCTTGAACGATAAAGGTTAAATGACTAATCAATTTTTTTCCTCCTCTTCCAGTCTATAATAAAATAGAGATCCTGATTTTATTCAGGATCTCCATTTCGATTCTATTAATTCGCTACAATGTTCACCAATTTATCTGGAACGACAATCACTTTACGGACTGTTTTCCCCTCAATAAAGGTTTGTATTTCTTCTGCTGCTAAAGCTTTTTCTTCTAGTTCCTCCTTGCTCAATCCTCGAGCAATATTCAGCTTCGCACGAACTTTTCCATTAACTTGGAAGACCACTTCAACTTCATCTTCAACTAACGCAGCCTCATCGTAAATTGGCCAAGGAGCATTGGTTAAGCTTTCTTGATTTCCAAGGATCGCCCATAGCTCTTCCCCAATGTGCGGTGCAATAGGTGCTAGTAATTGAACAAATCCTTCAATATAATCGTATGGCAAAACATCGACTTTATTTGCTTCATTAACAAAGACCATCAATTGAGAAATTGCTGTATTAAAGTGTAGGTTCTCCATATCTTCTGTGACTTTTTTGACTGTTTGATTGTACACTTTAGTTAAACGGCCATCATTGATAGTTGTGATACGGTCACGCATTTTATTATTTTCATCCACAATCAAACGCCATACGCGATCTAGGAATTTACGACTTCCTTCAAGACCATTTTCGCTCCAAGCAATAGATGCATCAAGCGGACCCATAAACATTTCGTACATTCTTAATGTATCGGCACCATATTTTTCTACAACATCATCAGGATTTACAACATTTTTCAATGATTTACTCATTTTAGCTGGTGCTTCTTCTAGCTCTTCACCTGTTTCAACATTGACCCAGACTCCGTCGCGTTTTTCTACCATATTTGTAGGAACTAGTACACCACGATTATCACGGAAGCTTTGACCTAAGATCATTCCTTGATTATAGAGTTTTTGATAGGGTTCTTTCGTTGGTACAACACCGATATCATACAAGAATTTATGCCAGAAACGAGCGTATAGCAAGTGGAGTACTGCGTGCTCTGCTCCGCCAATATAGATATCTACAGGCAGCCATCTTTCTAATTTCTCATAGTTTGCAATTTCATTTTTATTATGAGGATCGATATACCGCAAATGATACCATGAGCTTCCTGCCCATTGCGGCATTGTATTCGTTTCACGTTTCCCTTTTTTACCGGTCTCAGGGTCAACAACATTGATCCACTCTGTAATATTGGCAAGTGGTGATTCTCCTGTTCCACTCGGTTTGATATCATCTGTTTTTGGCAATCTCAATGGCAGTTCAGATTCAGGAACTGTCGTTGTTGTTCCATCTTCCCAATGGATTACGGGAATTGGCTCACCCCAGTAGCGTTGACGAGAAAATAGCCAATCACGTAAGCGATAGCTGACTTCTTTTTTCCCTACTTGTTTTTCTTCTAACCATTCATTTATTTTAGAGATGGCGTCTTTTTTGTTCAAACCATCTAAAAAGTCAGAATTGATGTGAACGCCATCACCTGTGAATGGTGCTTCTTCAATATTACCGCCTGCCAATACTGGAATAATGTCAATACTGAATACTTTCGCAAATTCATAATCACGCTCATCATGAGCAGGAACAGCCATTATCGCTCCTGTTCCATAAGAAGCTAAGACATAGTCGGAAATCCAGATTGGGATTTCAGCACCATTCACTGGGTTTACTGCATATGCTCCTGTAAAGACGCCTGTTTTTTCTTTAGCTAAATCAGTTCGATTCAAATCAGATTTTTTAGAAGCCGCATCAATATAAGCTTCCACAGCCTCTTTTTGCTCAGGTGTCGTAATTTTTTTCACTAATTCTAATTCAGGTGCTAAAACCGTATAAGTTGCACCAAATAATGTATCTGGACGAGTCGTAAACACAGTAAATTCCTCTTCAGATTCGGCTACTTTAAACGTAACATTTGTCCCTTCTGAACGCCCAATCCAATTACGCTGCATATCTTTGATGCTTTCTGGCCAATCAACTAAATCCAAATCATCTAGTAAACGATCGGCATAAGCTGTAATTTTCAGCATCCACTGACGCATTGGTTTTCTGACAACATCATAACCACCACGTTCACTTTTTCCATCAATAACTTCTTCATTTGAAATCACTGTTCCAAGTTCTGGTACCCAGTTAACTGCCACTTCTGCTTCATAAGCTAATCCATGCTCATATAGCTTAGTGAAAATCCATTGTGTCCATTTATAATATTCTGGATCTGTCGTATTGATTTCACGGTTCCAATCATAACTAAAACCTAAAGAATTGATTTGACGTTTGAATGTTTCAATATTTTTTTTCGTAAACTCTGCGGGGTCATTTCCGGTATCTAAAGCATATTGTTCAGCTGGCAACCCAAATGCATCCCATCCCATTGGATGTAAAACACTATAGCCTTGACTTCTTTTCATACGAGACAAAATGTCTGTTGCTGTATAGCCTTCTGGATGTCCGACATGCAGTCCTTGTCCTGAAGGATATGGAAACATATCTAAAGCATAAAATTTTTCTTTACTTGGATCATCATGAGTAGTAAAGCTGTTATGTTTAGCCCAATATTTTTGCCATTTTTTCTCGATTTTTTTATGATCGTAACTCACGTTTTTCTCCTCCTGTTTAAGTACCTTTTTATTATGATATTTGATAGTGATTGGATTGTTGCTCTCTTTGTACGTCTTGTATTGTTCATCATCTGCTCTGGCATAGCCAACCGCAATGATTCACAACAAACAAAAAGTCCTACAGGAAAAAGTTCCTATAGGACGTGTGATCAACAACGTGGTACCACCTAATTTTACTTGTATAATTACAAGCCTCAGTGCTGTAACGGCCACCACCGATCTTACTTAGTAAAGTAGGGATAATTATCGAATCATCATCTATTACTCATTCAGTAAAATAACTCAAAGGCGAGTTCAAAAGCTTCTGTACGTATTTTCACCAACCATACGCTCTCTAAAACATGGTTCTTTCTACTATTCCTTCTCACTGTTTGTATATCTATCATGTGCTATCATACTACCAAATATTTCAATCAATTTCAATTGTTTTATTTAACTTTCAATTTTTGACCAATATAAATTGTATCACTAGATAAACCATTCATCTGTTTGATTTTTTGAACACTTGATCCATATTTTTGAGAAAGTCCCCATAAAGTATCCCCACTTTTCACCGTGTGTGAACCCGATGTTTGACTACCGCCTTGATTTCCAGAGGAATTAGTTGAACCCGTCGATCCTCCTTGACCTTTTTTAATGACCAAACGTTGCCCCGGATAAATAATATCTCCGCTTAAATTATTCCATTGTCTTAGATTAGCGATACTTATACCATTTGCATTGGCTATCGCCCATAAAGAATCTCCTGCTTTTACTGTGTAGTAACCGTTACTTGTTCCAGCGTTGCTTGAACCACCTGTATTACCGCCTGAACCAGTATTGCCTCCGGTATTTCCACCAGCGTTACCAGAACCTTTTTTCACGATCAATTTTTGTCCTGGATAAATGATATCACCCTTTAAATTATTCCATTGACGTAAGTTCGCGATACTTGTACCATTTGCATTGGCTATCGCCCATAAAGAATCTCCTGATTTTACTGTATAGTAACCATTGCTTGTCCCAGCATTGTTTGAGCCACCTGTATTGGTATTGCCACCTGAGCCAGTATTGCCTCCGGTATTTCCACCAGCGTTACCAGAACCTTTTTTCACGATCAATTTTTGTCCTGGATAAATGATGTCACCCTTTAAATTATTCCATTGACGTAAGTTCGCGATGCTTATACCATTTGCATTGGCTATCGCCCATAGTGAGTCTCCTGATTTTACTGTGTAATAAGAGTTTGAAGTTCCAGTATTACCAGAACCACCTGTATTACCAGACGAGCCGCCATTATTACCGCCTGTATTGCCTCCACCTGTATTGCCAGAAGCTTTTTTCACGATTAGTTTTTGCCCCACATAAATAACATCACTAGAAAGTTTATTCCAGCTTTTGATATTCGCGATTGATGTGCCATACTTAGCCGACAATGCCCATAAACTATCTCCTGCTTTTACTGTATGCGTCACATCTTGGGTACTTGTGCCGCCTCCAGTATTGCCCCCATTGTTGTTTCCTCCAGTGTTGCCACCGTTATTACCACCAGTGTTACCACCGCCTGATGAAGGAGTGTCATATTGGGTTAGGTTATATGTTGTAATAATATTATTCAATTTTGAATTATAACCAGGATCTGTTGCATAACGTCCTGTTAGCCAAGCTGTTGCGTCCTTGTATGAATTTGTGTTACTCTTCCATGCACCTGAATAATAATATACCCCTGCTTGAAATGAAGTATTTCTCAAAACATAGGCATTATCACCAAATGATTCTGAGTAAGACGGATACTTTCTAAATGCAGCATTTACTTGAACCCATTGTCCATTAAGAACTTCCCACGTCTTCATCGTAACAGATTGTCCTTGATAACTTCCCTTGATTCCAAATAAATTATGGTTTGGAGCTGCTGATAGAGTACTTCTTCCCCAATCACTTTCAAGAATTGCTTGAGCCATCATTACAGAAGCGTAAAGATCATTTGCTGCTGCAACGGATCGAGCATGTCCTGCTATTTCAGCGATGAAGGTGTTTGTATCGATACTTCTAGATTGTGCTGAAAATGCTGAACGCATCGTAAGTTCCGGTGTTTTTGATTCTTCTGTTTCAGTGGTTGAAGAGCTTGTGGTTTCTTCTGTAGATTCAGTATTCTCAGTACTTTGTGTTGTTTCTGATGTATTTAATTCTGATGATTCTTGGGTTCCAGACGTTTCTTCACTTGAAGATGCTTCAGTTTCTGTTGTCTGTGTTTCTTGTGTCATCGAATTGTTTGAGTCAGTCGTCGTTGTTTGTGTTTGAACGGCTTCTGTATGTGTCATCGTATCTGAGTAACTTATTTGTTCACTTGGTGTTTTATCTTCTGACGCTTCAGCTATTTTGGGTGCAACAATCGGTGCGGCAATTGACGATACAACGATCGCAGAGCTAAGCACAGTGGTTCCTTTTTTTAACTGATCATAAGCAAGCTTGTTCTGTTCAGCTTTCCTCCGCTCTTTTCTTGATGTTTTGTGCTTCTCCATAGTATATCCTCCGAATTTCCTAAAAAAGTATTCTTTGAATTATAGTATACCCTTTTTTCAAAGAAAATAGAAATATTTTTTTATTTTCTTTCACTAATTTAATAGAAATAAAAATATGATTTCTCCTGCTTTTTTTTGGTAGACTATCCGTTTTCTTTTTCATCAGGACTAGGTCTCAGGACTGATTACTCTCTTTACCTTAGGCTGATTTTTTGGTTAAGCACTTGTTATTCCTTCAAAAAAAAATTATAGTGAATAAGAAGTAGCAAGTTCGTACAATGAAATGGGGGAAAAAAATGAATAAAGAGCACTTTTTAATTGAACTAAAGATCTATTTAAAACCTTTGACTGCTCAACAACAAGCTTTTATCTTGAACAAATATGAAACAATTTTTGAGGAACGCTCAACTGCTGGTGAAACAGAAGAAGAAATTGCCAAAAGCTTAGGTAAACCACGAGGAATCGCTGAGGAAATCTTACAAGAGTTTGACATCACTGTTCCTGAAAAAAAACTTGAACGAGATGGCTGGCAAGAATTTCAACCAGTTACAAATGATGACTACTACTATGAAGAAATACCGGAACATCCTTATGAAGATGCCTATCGTTCCTATGAACGTCCGCGTCACAGTGGCTTTACTCGGTTTTTCCAAGTTGCCGGCGTTCTTTCCTTTAATTTTCTTTTGATGTTTTGGCTTATTTTTGCTTTTACGATGGTTTTATTTTCTTGTTGGTTAGTAGCTATTGTTTTCTTATTTTCACCTATTTTAGGAGGTATTTCGGTCTTTTCAGGCTTTAATGACGGTACGATGTTCCAACTGTTTGTCAGTGTTTTTCTTTCGGGTTCTGGAATCATCGGCTTATTGATTCTAACGCCATTAACAAAATTTTTCGGAAAAGCATTGAGACGTTATCTACAATGGAATATCCGAGTTTTAAGAGGAGAGATTTAATATGAAAAAGACAACTGCTTTTTTTCTGTCCATTGGTATTTTAGCGATGATCATTGGTGGAATTGGCAGTGCCGTTTACTTTAGACGCGCTGAAACCACAATGACAGATACAAAAAATCAAACATATGAAATAAAAAATAAACAAAGTACAAAAGAAATACATCTTGACCTTTCTGGAAATGCCGATTTTTATATTCTAACTGAAAATTCAACTAAGGTTGTAATGGATACGCGAAGCTCTATGCCTGTTTCACTTAAAAGTTCCTTAGACGTTAAGGAAAAAAATAATGCACTCGTTATTTCAGCACGTAGTGATAAGAACAGACAAGAAATGAATGGATTGAAATTTGATCTCTTCGATCGAGGGTCTGCTGTAACCTTAACCATTCCTGAAAATACTGAACGTTTAGTTATAGATGGACAAACAAACGGGGATATCAACCTCTCAAATGTTAAAACAAAGGATCTAGCCATTAAGCTCAGTAATAGTGATATCAACGTTAGTGCTATCAATACTGAGAATTTAACAATCGAAGCGACAAGTGGTGATCTTCGTATTAATAGTGATGTTCGTACTAATGAAGCAACATTCAAAACAACAAATGGTGAGATTCAAATCAACGATTTCACCGCTTCAAACTGGTCTGCAACTAGCACATCCGGCGATATTTACTTGAATACTGTCAAAGGGACTGCCAAAATAGAAACAAGCAACGGTGAAATTCAGGCAACCGATCTTAAAGGCGAGACCGAAGTCAGAAGTACTAATGGCGACTTTTCACTATATGGAACAGAAATTCCCAAAAAATTACTAGTTGAAACACAATTAGGAAGCATTCAACTTTATACAGAAGAAATTTTATATGATGTGACGATCAAAACCAAAACCAAGCTAGGTGATAGTACGATTTTTGGTAAGGAACGGACCTCCTACAAACGAGGAAAAGGAACAAAATCGTTCGACTTACGAAGCAATTCTGGGGACATTTCTGTTGAAGGCCCCTCAGACTATGATGATGGGGAAGAGGATTAATTCCCTTTTGATTTCAAAGCCTATACTGAAACTTTCAAAGTTTTTGTATAGGCTTTTTAATTGATTCTCAGATGTGTTCTTATTTATTTGATGTTATAATAAACTCTATCTAGTTTGGAAAGGATCTTTTATGAAAAATAAATTATATTATCAATTTGCGGGCAGTTGCTTCTTGGTTGTCTTTATGTTTTTGGGATATGTGGTGCGCTTTTATCCAGGCTGGTTAGAAAGCTTTGACCAAACGATCACAACCATCGTAAGAATCCCCTATCCTTCGGCAAATCAATTTTTTATTTGGTACACAAAATTTGCCGATCCATTGACTGTCGGGATCATTACTTTAGCCACCGCTTTTGTATTATTTAGAGGAAAATATTATGCTGAAACACTTTGGCTTTTGATCAATACTGGATTGATCGCTGGTATCGCAAACCCTTTGATCAAGTTAGTCTTCATGCGACCACGCCCAACTTTAAATCATTTAGTAACGGAACATAGTTACAGCTTCCCTAGCGGACATTCTACTGGAAGTGTACTTTTGTATGGAACAATTATTTTATTGTTACCGCAATTTATTAAACAGAAAAAGCTTTGTTTATGTTTACAAATCCTCTTAGGTCTAGGTATTTTCCTAATTGGTATCAGCCGAATCTATGCTGGTGTTCATTTCCCTAGTGATGTTGTTGGCGGTTTTTGTTTTGGTTTAGCATGGTTGTTGATGACCTATCCGATTTATTTAGAAAAACGCTTTGTTTGGCGCTTTAAAAGTAAACAATTATAGAAAGAAGATAAAAAAATGTCTAAATTTTTATATACTGAAGATCCTAATAAACGCTATCATACTTGGAACTATGCCTTACGTCAGCAGTTCGGCGGGAAAATTTTCAAAGTGCCTTTAGACGGAGGATTCGATTGTCCTAATCGTGATGGAACAGTGGCAAAAGGTGGCTGTACTTTTTGTAGCGTTTCAGGATCAGGCGATATGATTGTGGCACCAAAAGATCCCTTACCGATTCAATTTCAAAAAGAAGTACAGATGATGCATAAAAAATGGCCCCAAGTTGACCAATATATTGTCTATTTTCAAAATTTCACCAATACACATGCACCCGCAGAAGTAATTCGCCATCGTTTTGAACAGGTGCTCAATGAAAAAGGTGTCGTGGGTATTTCGATTGGAACCCGGCCTGATTGTCTTCCAGATGATGTTGTTGAATATTTAGCCGAACTAAATCAACGATACTATTTATGGGTGGAACTAGGCTTACAGACGACTTACGAAGACACTAGCAATACAATCAATAGAGCACATGATTATCAGACTTATTTGGACGGCGTAGCAAAATTGCGTAAGCATAATATTCGCGTCTGTACTCATCTAATCAATGGTTTACCTGGTGAAAGCCTCGATATGATGAGAGAAAATGTTCGCCGAACGATCCTTGATTCAGATATCCAGGGTATTAAATTACATCTATTACATTTAATGACGAATACGCGGATGCTAAGAGATTATCATGAAGGGCGCCTGCAATTGATGACACGAGAAAATTACGTCTCTGTTATTTGCGATCAATTGGAAATGATTCCGCCAGAAATCGTCATTCATCGTTTAACTGGTGATGCTCCGACTGATACTTTAGTTGGTCCTATGTGGAGCCTAAAAAAATGGGAAGTCTTAAATGCGATTGATGACGAAATGAAGCGTCGTAATAGTGTTCAAGGAATCTATAATGTACGAAATACCAAGGAGGTTCTTATCTGATGTTACAAACTGCACTACATTTTAGTCATACTCTTTTAAAAGAAGTGATTCAAGTTGGTGATACAGTTGTTGATGCTACGATGGGTAACGGTAATGATACAGCTTTTCTCGCAGAACTCGTTGGGTCAAATGGCTTAGTCTATGCATTTGATGTTCAGGAACAGGCTTTGCTAAATACTAAAAAAAAGCTTGATGAATTAGGACTAAGAGAGCAAGTTCGCTTATTACAACAAGGTCATGAAACGATTGAAACAGTTATTGCTAAAGAAGAATCACTAAGTGCGGCTATTTTCAATCTAGGATACCTACCTAAAAGCGACAAGCAGATCATCACCAAACCAGATACAACAAAAATGGCTTTGGATGCTCTATTGATTAGATTAAAACCAAAAGGACGGATTATTTTAGTTGTTTATTATGGGCATACTGGCGGTGAAGCAGAATTAGCGCTAGTACAAGAATTTTCTCAACAGTTACCACAAGAAGAATATAGTGTTTTAACTTATCAGTTTATTAATCAGAAAAACAATCCACCGATTTTATTTTGTATTGAGAAAAAGAACTCTTAATAGGTGATAGCTCTTGGTACTATAATAAAAATCCCCTGAAACTAATAGTAGTTTCAGGGGATTTTTTTTAATCAATCTTGCCACTTTAAAGGTATATTGAAGGAGATGCTATAATTATATTCTCCAACACTTGTATTTTTGTTAGCATTAATTCTAACTGTCACCGATGAACTTTCCAAATTGACATCAGGTATTGTGATGATCTCATTTTTATATGATGGGGCTAACTCTCTTTGCTCATCAGAAGCTTCTACTTCAATTAGTGCACCTTCGAATTGCTTAGATAATTTAACGGGATTCACTATGTTCACTTTTCTTTCAGATTTTGAAATAATCTGTGGAATATCCGTTCTATATTCATCACCCATAACTGAAATCAACGTCACATTGTCTAACTCATTAAACGGCGTCAGATCAAATGTATTGAAATTTGCCGCATGAAAGCCTTGCAAGTTCTTTAAGTTTTTAACAAAGGAAAGAGATGTTTCATTTATTCCTTCTAGATTTGCACTAGGCTGATATAAGTTAATCCATTCTAATGAAGTCATACCGCCTATTGGTCTGTAATCCATAACATTCGTTAATTGAACAGCTTGCAGCTCTTTCACATTTTTTAAGTATTCCATTCCTTCAAGTGAGCGAATTTGCTCGCCATGCACATTAACATATGAGTTTACTTTTTCCAACTGTGAAATTGTAGGAAGCTCATTTTCAACAACTAGATTTTCTTCACTAGCTTCTATCGC
This sequence is a window from Enterococcus sp. 7F3_DIV0205. Protein-coding genes within it:
- the leuS gene encoding leucine--tRNA ligase, with the translated sequence MSYDHKKIEKKWQKYWAKHNSFTTHDDPSKEKFYALDMFPYPSGQGLHVGHPEGYTATDILSRMKRSQGYSVLHPMGWDAFGLPAEQYALDTGNDPAEFTKKNIETFKRQINSLGFSYDWNREINTTDPEYYKWTQWIFTKLYEHGLAYEAEVAVNWVPELGTVISNEEVIDGKSERGGYDVVRKPMRQWMLKITAYADRLLDDLDLVDWPESIKDMQRNWIGRSEGTNVTFKVAESEEEFTVFTTRPDTLFGATYTVLAPELELVKKITTPEQKEAVEAYIDAASKKSDLNRTDLAKEKTGVFTGAYAVNPVNGAEIPIWISDYVLASYGTGAIMAVPAHDERDYEFAKVFSIDIIPVLAGGNIEEAPFTGDGVHINSDFLDGLNKKDAISKINEWLEEKQVGKKEVSYRLRDWLFSRQRYWGEPIPVIHWEDGTTTTVPESELPLRLPKTDDIKPSGTGESPLANITEWINVVDPETGKKGKRETNTMPQWAGSSWYHLRYIDPHNKNEIANYEKLERWLPVDIYIGGAEHAVLHLLYARFWHKFLYDIGVVPTKEPYQKLYNQGMILGQSFRDNRGVLVPTNMVEKRDGVWVNVETGEELEEAPAKMSKSLKNVVNPDDVVEKYGADTLRMYEMFMGPLDASIAWSENGLEGSRKFLDRVWRLIVDENNKMRDRITTINDGRLTKVYNQTVKKVTEDMENLHFNTAISQLMVFVNEANKVDVLPYDYIEGFVQLLAPIAPHIGEELWAILGNQESLTNAPWPIYDEAALVEDEVEVVFQVNGKVRAKLNIARGLSKEELEEKALAAEEIQTFIEGKTVRKVIVVPDKLVNIVAN
- a CDS encoding muramidase family protein, which gives rise to MEKHKTSRKERRKAEQNKLAYDQLKKGTTVLSSAIVVSSIAAPIVAPKIAEASEDKTPSEQISYSDTMTHTEAVQTQTTTTDSNNSMTQETQTTETEASSSEETSGTQESSELNTSETTQSTENTESTEETTSSSTTETEESKTPELTMRSAFSAQSRSIDTNTFIAEIAGHARSVAAANDLYASVMMAQAILESDWGRSTLSAAPNHNLFGIKGSYQGQSVTMKTWEVLNGQWVQVNAAFRKYPSYSESFGDNAYVLRNTSFQAGVYYYSGAWKSNTNSYKDATAWLTGRYATDPGYNSKLNNIITTYNLTQYDTPSSGGGNTGGNNGGNTGGNNNGGNTGGGTSTQDVTHTVKAGDSLWALSAKYGTSIANIKSWNKLSSDVIYVGQKLIVKKASGNTGGGNTGGNNGGSSGNTGGSGNTGTSNSYYTVKSGDSLWAIANANGISIANLRQWNNLKGDIIYPGQKLIVKKGSGNAGGNTGGNTGSGGNTNTGGSNNAGTSNGYYTVKSGDSLWAIANANGTSIANLRQWNNLKGDIIYPGQKLIVKKGSGNAGGNTGGNTGSGGNTGGSSNAGTSNGYYTVKAGDSLWAIANANGISIANLRQWNNLSGDIIYPGQRLVIKKGQGGSTGSTNSSGNQGGSQTSGSHTVKSGDTLWGLSQKYGSSVQKIKQMNGLSSDTIYIGQKLKVK
- the fosX gene encoding FosX/FosE/FosI family fosfomycin resistance hydrolase; the protein is MISHLTFIVQDLERASLFFETVFAAKEVYSSGADTFSIAQEKFFLIDELWIAIMQGDPLPSKTYNHIAFKIQESEYDSYLNKIKSLGLEIKDGRSRVPGEATSIYFYDFDNHLFELHTGTLEERLEYYQKQEK
- a CDS encoding class I SAM-dependent methyltransferase, with product MLQTALHFSHTLLKEVIQVGDTVVDATMGNGNDTAFLAELVGSNGLVYAFDVQEQALLNTKKKLDELGLREQVRLLQQGHETIETVIAKEESLSAAIFNLGYLPKSDKQIITKPDTTKMALDALLIRLKPKGRIILVVYYGHTGGEAELALVQEFSQQLPQEEYSVLTYQFINQKNNPPILFCIEKKNS
- a CDS encoding TIGR01212 family radical SAM protein (This family includes YhcC from E. coli K-12, an uncharacterized radical SAM protein.); translated protein: MSKFLYTEDPNKRYHTWNYALRQQFGGKIFKVPLDGGFDCPNRDGTVAKGGCTFCSVSGSGDMIVAPKDPLPIQFQKEVQMMHKKWPQVDQYIVYFQNFTNTHAPAEVIRHRFEQVLNEKGVVGISIGTRPDCLPDDVVEYLAELNQRYYLWVELGLQTTYEDTSNTINRAHDYQTYLDGVAKLRKHNIRVCTHLINGLPGESLDMMRENVRRTILDSDIQGIKLHLLHLMTNTRMLRDYHEGRLQLMTRENYVSVICDQLEMIPPEIVIHRLTGDAPTDTLVGPMWSLKKWEVLNAIDDEMKRRNSVQGIYNVRNTKEVLI
- a CDS encoding DUF1700 domain-containing protein is translated as MNKEHFLIELKIYLKPLTAQQQAFILNKYETIFEERSTAGETEEEIAKSLGKPRGIAEEILQEFDITVPEKKLERDGWQEFQPVTNDDYYYEEIPEHPYEDAYRSYERPRHSGFTRFFQVAGVLSFNFLLMFWLIFAFTMVLFSCWLVAIVFLFSPILGGISVFSGFNDGTMFQLFVSVFLSGSGIIGLLILTPLTKFFGKALRRYLQWNIRVLRGEI
- a CDS encoding DUF4097 family beta strand repeat-containing protein, whose translation is MKKTTAFFLSIGILAMIIGGIGSAVYFRRAETTMTDTKNQTYEIKNKQSTKEIHLDLSGNADFYILTENSTKVVMDTRSSMPVSLKSSLDVKEKNNALVISARSDKNRQEMNGLKFDLFDRGSAVTLTIPENTERLVIDGQTNGDINLSNVKTKDLAIKLSNSDINVSAINTENLTIEATSGDLRINSDVRTNEATFKTTNGEIQINDFTASNWSATSTSGDIYLNTVKGTAKIETSNGEIQATDLKGETEVRSTNGDFSLYGTEIPKKLLVETQLGSIQLYTEEILYDVTIKTKTKLGDSTIFGKERTSYKRGKGTKSFDLRSNSGDISVEGPSDYDDGEED
- a CDS encoding phosphatase PAP2 family protein, which encodes MKNKLYYQFAGSCFLVVFMFLGYVVRFYPGWLESFDQTITTIVRIPYPSANQFFIWYTKFADPLTVGIITLATAFVLFRGKYYAETLWLLINTGLIAGIANPLIKLVFMRPRPTLNHLVTEHSYSFPSGHSTGSVLLYGTIILLLPQFIKQKKLCLCLQILLGLGIFLIGISRIYAGVHFPSDVVGGFCFGLAWLLMTYPIYLEKRFVWRFKSKQL